The Sesamum indicum cultivar Zhongzhi No. 13 linkage group LG2, S_indicum_v1.0, whole genome shotgun sequence genome contains a region encoding:
- the LOC105179485 gene encoding uncharacterized protein LOC105179485 has product MADLVSYGNAERDIEQALIALKKGAQLLKYGRKGKPKFYPFRLSNDETSLIWISSSGERSLKLASVSRIIPGQRTAVFQRYLRPDKEYLSFSLIYNNGKRSLDLICKDKVEAEIWIAGLKALISSGQAGRSKIDGWGDGGLYFDDNKDLTSNSPSSSSVSATREASSPEVSISSNITTSPKSYRPDNLVFSERSHVALDQTNMQVKGSGSDAFRVSVSSAPSTSSHGSAQDDCDALGDVYIWGEVICDNVVKVGPEKNASSISTRADVLLPRPLECNVVLDVHYIACGVRHAALVTRQGEVFSWGEESGGRLGHGVGKDVTQPRLVESLTFCSIDFVACGEFHSCAVTMAGELYTWGDGTHNAGLLGHGSDVSHWIPKRISGPLEGLQVAMVTCGPWHTALITSTGQLFTFGDGTFGVLGHGNRENVLYPREVESLSGLRTVAVACGVWHTAAVVEVIVTQSSASFSSGKLFTWGDGDKNRLGHGDKEPRLKPTCVPALIDYNFHKIACGHSLTVGLTTSGHVFTMGSTVYGQLGNPQSDGKLPCLVEDKLAAESVEEIACGAYHVAVLTSKNEVYTWGKGANGRLGHGDIEDRKTPTLVEALKDRHVKFIACGSNYTSAICLHKWVSGAEQSQCSACRQAFGFTRKRHNCYNCGLVHCHACSSRKAPRAALAPNPSKPYRVCDSCFVKLSKMAEAGANNRRNSGPRLSGENKDRLDKADLRLAKSALPANFDLIKQLDIKAAKQGKKADTFSLGRSSQVSLLQLRETVMSTAVDVRRYVPKPILTPSSVSSRSVSPFSRKPSPPRSATPVPTTSGLSFSKSITDSLKKTNELLNQEVHKLRLQVESLKNRCEMQELELQQSAKKAQEAMTLAAEESAKCKAAKEVIKSLTAQLKDMAGKLPPGAYDPESLKLVYLPNGLEQIGTHHPGAVGERNSGSDAINSSYLASHPGTDSSMPNRTSGSSELLGDASGSNGSSLGPQALGLATSNGTNDRFDARLPNGGGNNQSYRSSVSESLDGRESGPYQDSETGLKSRNSVVPGNASQIEAEWIEQYEPGVYITLVALRDGTRDLKRVRFSRRRFGEHQAETWWSENREKVYEKYNVRGSDKSSVSGQAARRSEGALSPSSQI; this is encoded by the exons ATGGCAGATCTTGTTAGCTACGGTAATGCCGAGCGTGACATCGAGCAG GCATTGATTGCTTTAAAGAAGGGAGCTCAACTACTTAAATATGGTCGTAAGGGAAAGCCTAAATTTTATCCATTTAGACTCTCTAAT GACGAAACATCTTTAATTTGGATTTCTAGTAGTGGTGAAAGAAGTTTGAAATTAGCTTCAGTTTCAAGGATTATCCCTGGACAAAGAACT GCTGTTTTCCAACGTTATCTGCGGCCTGATAAGGAGTACTTGTCCTTCTCGCTCATATATAACAACGGAAAAAGATCACTTGACCTG ATCTGCAAGGACAAAGTTGAGGCAGAAATCTGGATAGCTGGCCTTAAGGCATTGATATCATCTGGACAAGCGGGACGctcaaaaattgatggatGGGGTGATGGAGGCCTCTATTTCGAT GATAACAAAGATTTGACATCAAATAGTCCAAGTAGCAGTTCTGTGAGTGCTACACGAGAAGCTAGCTCACCTGAGGTTTCCATTAGTTCAAATATAACCACTTCTCCAAAGAGTTATCGTCCTGATAATTTGGTCTTTTCAGAAAGGTCACATGTAGCTTTGGATCAAACAAATATGCAAGTGAAAGGATCTGGATCAGATGCTTTTCGGGTTAGCGTATCTAGTGCCCCCAGCACTTCTAGTCACGGTTCTGCACAAGATGATTGTGATGCATTAGGGGATGTGTACATATGGGGTGAAGTTATATGTGATAATGTTGTCAAGGTTGGTCCAGAGAAGAATGCTAGTTCCATTAGCACAAGAGCTGATGTTCTTCTTCCCAGGCCATTGGAATGCAATGTTGTTCTTGATGTGCATTATATAGCATGTGGGGTCAGGCATGCTGCCCTGGTCACTAGGCAAGGTGAAGTCTTCAGTTGGGGTGAAGAATCTGGTGGACGGCTTGGTCATGGAGTTGGGAAAGATGTCACTCAACCTCGATTGGTGGAATCTTTAACATTTTGCAGTATCGATTTTGTTGCATGTGGGGAGTTTCACTCTTGTGCAGTCACAATGGCTGGTGAACTTTACACTTGGGGTGATGGTACACACAATGCAGGGCTCTTGGGTCACGGCTCTGATGTCAGTCACTGGATACCCAAGAGAATTTCTGGTCCTCTTGAAGGACTTCAAGTTGCCATGGTTACTTGTGGTCCGTGGCATACTGCCTTGATAACATCAACTGGACAGCTGTTTACTTTTGGAGATGGAACTTTTGGTGTTTTGGGCCATGGGAATAGGGAAAACGTCTTGTATCCAAGGGAGGTCGAGTCACTGTCAGGTTTGAGAACAGTTGCTGTTGCATGTGGAGTGTGGCATACTGCTGCCGTGGTTGAGGTTATTGTAACACAGTCTAGTGCAAGTTTTTCATCTGGAAAATTGTTCACTTGGGGAGATGGTGATAAAAATCGCCTCGGACATGGTGACAAGGAACCACGACTGAAACCTACTTGCGTGCCTGCACTAATCGATtacaattttcacaaaattgcTTGTGGGCATAGCTTGACTGTTGGCTTGACTACATCTGGACATGTTTTCACAATGGGAAGTACCGTCTATGGTCAGCTTGGAAATCCTCAGTCTGATGGGAAGTTACCTTGCTTGGTAGAAGACAAGCTTGCCGCTGAATCTGTTGAAGAAATTGCTTGCGGTGCGTATCATGTGGCTGTATTGACATCCAAAAACGAGGTTTACACATGGGGTAAAGGAGCTAATGGGAGGTTGGGCCATGGAGATATAGAAGACAGGAAAACACCCACTCTAGTTGAAGCTTTGAAGGACAGACATGTTAAATTTATTGCTTGTGGGTCAAATTACACATCTGCTATATGTCTTCATAAATGGGTTTCTGGTGCTGAGCAGTCGCAGTGCTCAGCTTGTAGGCAGGCTTTTGGCTTTACAAGAAAGAGGCATAATTGCTATAACTGCGGACTAGTACACTGCCATGCTTGCAGTTCTAGAAAAGCACCACGGGCAGCATTGGCACCTAATCCCAGCAAACCGTATCGTGTGTGTGATTCATGTTTTGTGAAACTGAGTAAGATGGCAGAAGCTGGCGCCAACAACCGGAGAAATTCTGGACCACGGCTTTCTGGTGAAAACAAGGACAGGTTGGACAAGGCTGATCTGAGGTTGGCCAAGTCAGCCCTGCCAGCtaactttgatttgattaaacaATTAGATATAAAAGCAGCCAAACAAGGAAAGAAAGCTGATACATTCTCTTTGGGTCGTTCCTCTCAAGTATCTCTATTGCAGCTGAGGGAGACTGTTATGTCTACAGCTGTTGATGTACGTCGATATGTTCCAAAGCCAATTCTTACACCATCAAGTGTTAGTTCGAGGTCTGTGTCACCCTTCTCGAGAAAACCTAGTCCTCCACGGTCTGCAACACCAGTTCCCACAACATCAGGTCTTTCTTTCTCAAAAAGCATTACTGATAGTTTGAAGAAGACAAATGAACTTCTTAATCAGGAAGTGCATAAGTTGCGGTTGCAG GTTGAAAGCCTTAAAAACAGATGTGAAATGCAAGAACTGGAGCTCCAGCAATCAGCTAAGAAAGCTCAGGAAGCAATGACATTAGCTGCAGAGGAATCAGCCAAATGTAAAGCTGCAAAAGAAGTGATTAAGTCACTTACAGCACAG CTCAAAGATATGGCTGGGAAATTGCCGCCTGGCGCTTATGACCCTGAAAGCCTCAAGCTGGTTTACCTACCAAATGGATTGGAACAAATTGGCACACACCATCCAGGAGCTGTTGGAGAAAGGAATTCAGGATCGGATGCAATCAATAGCTCTTACTTGGCCTCTCACCCCGGAACAGATTCATCTATGCCAAATAGAACGTCAGGGTCATCTGAATTGCTTGGAGATGCTTCTGGCAGCAACGGAAGTAGCTTAGGTCCTCAGGCACTAGGACTAGCCACCTCAAATGGAACAAACGACCGCTTTGATGCCAGACTTCCTAATGGTGGTGGGAATAACCAGTCCTATCGCAGCAGTGTGTCTGAAAGTCTCGACGGTAGAGAATCTGGGCCTTACCAGGACAGTGAAACTGGCTTGAAATCCAGAAACTCTGTGGTTCCAGGCAATGCTAGCCAAATAGAAGCTGAATGGATCGAACAATATGAACCGGGTGTGTATATAACACTTGTAGCCCTTCGAGATGGAACTAGAGATCTCAAACGTGTTCGCTTCAG CCGGAGAAGGTTTGGAGAACACCAAGCAGAGACTTGGTGGTCAGAGAACCGAGAAAAGGTTTACGAGAAATACAATGTCCGGGGATCAGACAAGTCATCGGTTTCCGGCCAGGCTGCCCGACGATCTGAAGGAGCTCTTTCACCTTCTTCTCAGATTTAG
- the LOC105179491 gene encoding extensin-3, translating into MGNKEKGLKLSLITTLLVVLVSLISFPSQATANYEYSSPPPPKKYSPPPPPPKKPYVYKSPTPPPPPKKPYVYKSPPPPPKKPYVYKSPPPPPPPPKKPYEYKSPPPPPKKPYEYKSPPPPKKPYVHKSPPPPPPPPPEKPYIYKSPPPPPPKKPYIYKSPPPPPPPVYKYKSPPPPHY; encoded by the coding sequence ATGGGCAATAAAGAGAAGGGCTTAAAGCTCTCACTAATTACCACTCTTTTGGTGGTATTAGTGTCACTAATTAGCTTCCCATCTCAAGCCACCGCCAACTATGAATACTCTTCTCCACCACCGCCCAAGAAGTACTCCCCGCCACCACCCCCGCCCAAAAAACCCTACGTCTACAAATCGCCTACTCCTCCACCACCTCCGAAGAAACCCTACGTTTACAAatcaccaccacctcctcccAAAAAACCCTACGTGTACAAGTCACCACCTccgccaccaccacctccaaaGAAACCTTACGAGTACAagtcaccaccaccacctccgaAGAAACCATACGAGTACAAATCACCACCACCTCCGAAGAAACCCTACGTGCACAAGTCacctcctccaccaccaccaccacctccagAAAAGCCCTACATCTACAAGtcaccaccaccgccaccTCCCAAGAAACCTTACATCTACAAGTCacctcctccaccaccaccgccgGTTTACAAATACAaatctcctcctcctcctcactACTGA